Within the Cryptococcus neoformans var. neoformans B-3501A chromosome 1, whole genome shotgun sequence genome, the region TCCTACGAGATAGAAATGTAGAGCCTGTCCTGTACGCTCAGCGATGGctttcgtccttcttcacacTGGACGTACCCCCGACACGAATCCCTCTGCTCTTCGATATCATCGTTTCTGCAAGGTTATCGAGTCCTGAAGAACAACCCAAGGTTGACTTGATAATGGACATAGGAGTTGCTATGGTTTCACTACTCAAAGACGAAATTGTTTATCCAAATCATCTAAAGGTATCTCATGGGATGTGGGATAATGCTgtagaggaggatgaggactCTAGCGACGCCATGGTTCGCGTTCTCACATTATTACGCTCATACCCATTGGAAAGAGCGGGAGATCTGCCTGCTGTACTGGAGGAAGCCTCAGATTTACAAGAAACTCGTCTGCTGTCCTTGCAACGGGGGATTGATCCTGATCAGATACCATTGCCACCTAGAAAACCCGTTTCGGTGAAGAATCTACGAGACCAAGCAGCCACAAACTCTAGCTGGGGTAAGGCGGTCGGCTCCTTATGGAGCTCCATCTCCGCTACCTCAATTTCTGCGGTAAAAAGCGCGCCTGCACCATTATCGTCAACGCTAGACAGTAGCTCTGGCCGTTCTCCTGTAACGGACCGTCGGCGGAGCGATAGCGTTACCTCTTCAGTATCTGCTATCCAGGAACGTTTCGCTAGCCTTTCCAAACATTTCTCTCCGACAAGTTCACCTAAACAATCAGAAGACGAGCCTGTAAATCTTCCTCGgccgcttctcctttccgGGTCTACACGATCGGTTAGCCGAAGTTATCGTGGAGACTCgaccccttcttcttcgccacGAGCTTCGCCATCTATGGATAAAAGTTTGAGCCCGTCAAATGAGTTTAGATCGCCACCTAACAGGTCCCTGCCTTCAAGGCAATCGCCTGGTGGACTGTACAAGATTGGTAATAATTATAGAAACCGGCACCCTTTGAGGACTGCGCCCACGCTGGCGCAAAGAATACATGCAGGTGCAGATCATCTATGGCGATCAGAGAGCGCGATAgacgagaaggaaatgCGGAAGGTAGATGATAATGCTCACGACGATGAAAGCTCTGGGTGGCGTTCTGTATAGCGGATCATACTCTTTTGCTTGCAGATTGTTACGCGCTTTTTGATATTTGGTTATCCTGTCATTTCATGCACGATTTTGTTCGATGTTATACATATGTCCCCACAGAGCACCGATAATTACTGTAAGCCGAAGAAAATCAGTGCATTCAACAAGCCAAGTCTATAATTCGTCGTTACGGTCATTCACATAAAGTCGTTAtataaataaaaaaaatgTCAACTAATCTGTCTTCAAGTGTCCAACAATGCTAGGCTGTGGCCCGTCCTGTACAGTGGTATCCTGGGTATCACTTGCCCCTCCTATAGGCATCTCGCTATTGTCCATATCCTGCCCCACCTCGGGTTTCTCGCTGGGCTCGACTTGTTCCAGGCCAACAGGGCGGAGAGACTTGTCTCCACCCCTCATTACCGATCTGAGGAAATTGTAGAATCGTTGACCATAGAAAACGGGATCGACACAAGAGATTGTATGCTGGCCTGTCAGCTACCTTGCCATCCATTATGAAACTTACTCTGTCCTCAGTCATGCTCTTCCAAAAAtgctcaatcttctttAATGAGCTATATGGAGTGCAGATATCAATCACACCAAGGTAATAGATTGTGTCCAAAGGCTGATTTGCCTCGTTGGTGGCGCGGAATCCGCCTTCGTCTTGGTAAAAGATGAAATGTCTACGATCTGCCGAATCCTCAGATGGAAGCTGAGACGTGACATCGAGGCTCTTGGGGTCGGATCGTCTAACAACTTTCCGCACGTTGGATGCTTCTGAAGGACCTTGCTTGGTTGAAGGCTTGCGCTTGGTAGTGGTAACCTCGGGCTACATATATCAGTACCAGGCCCTTGTTACAAACTGTATACTCACATGAAAAACGGACAACTGGTTCTTGCGGAGGTTATCACGATTGCCCCTCTCCATGTTATGTATACCAACAAGGAGTGAATAATCCATGACTTTGATCCTTTTCAAGAACTCCATATCTCTCCTCAACTGCTCTGTCAATAAAGCCCGCTTCTCGGGTCCAAACTCCAACGTTCGCCCTCGGTTAACCCAGTTTTTATCTTTCAGCGTCGCCCGAGGATTTTGTGCCGCCCTTTCCTCTGGATATTCCCTACCAAAGGAAGATCCCTTGAGGTCATAGGTTTCGTGAATGTCGCGGTGAGGTGGAAAGAGGTTGTTCATGATCACAAAGTGGATTTTAGGGCCACGGGGGAGCTTTACACGGTGAAGACCGTAGAATCTTGAAAGAAGGGTATGTGGATTTTCCTTGACATGTTGGTGATAGTCTTTAAGTATGGATCGAAGAAATTTGTGTTCGGAATGTGCTATTGTTTTGATGATGAAACGATAGTCTCGAGAAAAGTAGAAAAACGATCCAGACTTTCCAGGAGAGCCTAATTCGGATAAGATGTATTTTGCGGTCAACGAGAGTAGATAGTCTGCCGGGTCAAGGTGGAAATGTTCGTCTCGAAGTTCTCGAAATACCCATGGGGCATAATCCTTGAACTTGAAGTCGTACTTTGCGGATGGTGTAAGTTCATTACCAACACTGCCAGGCCCCATTAGCAGGCCCATATTGTAAGATACCCCATCGCGACTTACATATCGAAAGAAAATTTATGTCGAGCAGTGTAATCG harbors:
- a CDS encoding hypothetical protein (Similar to gi|19115341|ref|NP_594429.1| probable phosphatidylinositol-4-phosphate 5-kinase [Schizosaccharomyces pombe], FASTA scores: opt: 1739, E(): 1.4e-85, (43.656% identity (66.712% similar) in 733 aa overlap (120-834:37-709)); HMMPfam hit to PIP5K, Phosphatidylinositol-4-phosphate 5-Kinase, score: 403.6, E(): 2.4e-118); the encoded protein is MSTASLPDTQRSLPHPPPDPAAPQLTAHWTRHDEGDGEVDVLRIKSSSPRINPFHLLSHPDSLSSLPPLPPSLQTIAAGPGNSDTRQPPVHITKVSANEVELKSHSPEPSNYRNIIGKVSGVFKRNSHNSDADFAPSPVIMQGPPPSPPLSEGGLDESVIMSDNTDETPVYHSAAAPVSENGPTIATGFTSEPSEMSPTVLAPPIPFSTRRVSSSSTSSRAGSLTLVRSGRLAPQRDGESPGKGKDLPLLPHESDPNLERRDSAGSLLAPTPQLYRRSTVGSSNFPSAPRSPLTNAHTAFTSPSSTPPPSGPPSAKGDLLDSAILAQEEHIRRERIERLERRQKKASTTSDSDPEPKIEEKPKEKPREKEKEETKVLVGNLIGEDHVNYVLMYNMLTGIRIGVSRCQAKIKRPISDDDYTARHKFSFDIVGNELTPSAKYDFKFKDYAPWVFRELRDEHFHLDPADYLLSLTAKYILSELGSPGKSGSFFYFSRDYRFIIKTIAHSEHKFLRSILKDYHQHVKENPHTLLSRFYGLHRVKLPRGPKIHFVIMNNLFPPHRDIHETYDLKGSSFGREYPEERAAQNPRATLKDKNWVNRGRTLEFGPEKRALLTEQLRRDMEFLKRIKVMDYSLLVGIHNMERGNRDNLRKNQLSVFHPEVTTTKRKPSTKQGPSEASNVRKVVRRSDPKSLDVTSQLPSEDSADRRHFIFYQDEGGFRATNEANQPLDTIYYLGVIDICTPYSSLKKIEHFWKSMTEDRHTISCVDPVFYGQRFYNFLRSVMRGGDKSLRPVGLEQVEPSEKPEVGQDMDNSEMPIGGASDTQDTTVQDGPQPSIVGHLKTD